One window of Alteriqipengyuania lutimaris genomic DNA carries:
- the bglX gene encoding beta-glucosidase BglX, translating into MASQAVADARGQVVPVEPAEPTWAASDPAMDRTIDELMARMTIEDKVGQLTLLTSDWESTGPTMRDTYKQDIRAGRVGAIFNAYTSGYTRELQRLAVEETRLGIPLLFGYDVIHGHRTIFPISLGEAASWDMAAVEKAARVSALEASAEGLHWTFSPMVDITRDARWGRVSEGAGEDVHLGSQVARARVRGYQGDDLRATDTILATAKHFAAYGAAQAGRDYHTVDISERALRDVYLPPFKAAVDEGVATFMTAFNEYDGVPASGSRYLLTDVLRDQWGFDGFVVTDYTSINEMVPHGYAADLAQAGEQALDAGVDMDMQGAVFMDHLAQSVADGTIEMAAVDRAVRRILEMKYRLGLFEDPYRYADEAREKATLYKPEFLEAARDVARKSMVLLKNEGDVLPLAASAKRIAVIGPLGNSKPDMIGSWAAAGDRGTRPVTVFEGMQANARDGVSVEYARGASYEFADAGKTDGFAEALALAERSDVIVAAMGEKWDMTGEAASRTSLDLPGNQQALLEQLVATGKPVVLVMLSGRPNSITWANDNVPAILHAWYPGTQGGHAVADVVYGDYNPSGRLPVTFPRTVGQVPIHYDMKNTGRPIELGEPGAKYVSRYLNTPNDPLYRFGYGLSYTSFGYSPVTLSAPSMGADGSITASATITNTGEVAGEEVVQLYVRDLVGSVTRPVQELKGFDKIALQPGESRTVRFTLEPADLAFTRADMSHGWEPGEFQLWIAPSSGAGAATPVTFRLTE; encoded by the coding sequence ATGGCGAGCCAGGCCGTGGCAGATGCGCGGGGCCAGGTGGTCCCGGTCGAACCCGCCGAGCCGACCTGGGCCGCGTCCGATCCCGCGATGGATCGCACCATCGACGAACTGATGGCGCGGATGACGATCGAGGATAAGGTCGGCCAGCTGACGCTGTTGACAAGCGACTGGGAATCGACCGGTCCGACGATGCGCGATACCTATAAGCAGGACATTCGCGCGGGCCGTGTCGGTGCGATCTTCAATGCCTATACCTCGGGCTACACACGCGAATTGCAGCGCCTGGCGGTCGAGGAAACGCGGCTCGGCATTCCGCTGCTGTTCGGATACGACGTCATCCACGGCCATCGCACGATCTTCCCGATCTCGCTCGGCGAAGCGGCGAGCTGGGATATGGCGGCGGTCGAGAAGGCCGCCCGCGTCTCCGCTTTGGAAGCGTCGGCGGAGGGCCTTCACTGGACGTTCTCGCCGATGGTCGACATCACCCGCGATGCGCGCTGGGGCCGGGTTTCCGAAGGGGCCGGCGAAGACGTCCATCTCGGTTCGCAGGTCGCCCGCGCGCGGGTTCGCGGTTACCAGGGCGACGATCTGCGCGCGACCGACACCATCCTCGCTACGGCCAAGCATTTCGCCGCCTATGGCGCCGCGCAGGCGGGCCGGGATTACCACACGGTCGATATTTCGGAGCGGGCGCTGCGCGACGTCTATCTGCCGCCGTTCAAGGCCGCGGTAGACGAAGGCGTCGCCACCTTCATGACCGCATTCAACGAATATGACGGCGTCCCGGCGAGCGGCAGCCGCTATCTTCTGACCGACGTGCTGCGCGACCAGTGGGGTTTCGACGGCTTCGTGGTCACCGACTATACCTCGATCAACGAGATGGTCCCCCACGGCTACGCTGCCGATCTTGCGCAGGCGGGCGAACAGGCGCTCGACGCCGGGGTCGACATGGACATGCAGGGCGCCGTCTTCATGGACCATCTGGCGCAGTCGGTCGCGGACGGCACGATCGAGATGGCCGCCGTCGACCGCGCGGTGCGACGCATCCTCGAAATGAAATACCGTCTGGGCCTGTTCGAAGACCCCTATCGCTACGCCGACGAGGCGCGCGAGAAGGCGACGCTCTACAAGCCGGAATTCCTCGAGGCGGCGCGCGACGTGGCGCGCAAGTCGATGGTCCTGCTCAAGAACGAGGGCGATGTACTGCCGCTCGCCGCATCGGCGAAACGGATCGCGGTGATCGGCCCGCTGGGCAACAGCAAGCCGGACATGATCGGTAGCTGGGCCGCAGCCGGCGACCGCGGGACGCGCCCGGTCACGGTGTTCGAAGGCATGCAGGCCAATGCGCGGGACGGCGTGAGCGTCGAATACGCCAGGGGCGCGAGCTACGAGTTCGCCGACGCAGGCAAGACCGACGGTTTCGCCGAAGCGCTGGCGCTGGCCGAACGATCGGACGTCATCGTCGCCGCGATGGGCGAGAAGTGGGACATGACCGGGGAAGCGGCGAGCCGCACCTCGCTCGACCTGCCGGGCAACCAGCAGGCGCTGCTCGAACAGCTGGTGGCGACCGGCAAGCCGGTGGTCCTCGTCATGCTCAGCGGTCGGCCCAATTCGATCACCTGGGCGAACGACAACGTGCCCGCCATCCTCCACGCCTGGTACCCGGGCACGCAGGGCGGGCACGCAGTCGCCGACGTTGTCTATGGCGACTACAACCCCTCGGGCCGCCTGCCGGTCACCTTCCCGCGCACGGTCGGCCAGGTGCCGATCCACTACGACATGAAGAACACCGGCCGCCCGATCGAGCTGGGTGAGCCGGGGGCGAAATACGTCTCGCGATACCTCAACACGCCCAACGACCCGCTTTATCGCTTCGGATACGGGCTGAGCTACACGAGCTTCGGTTACTCGCCGGTCACGCTGAGCGCGCCGAGCATGGGCGCAGACGGATCGATCACCGCCAGTGCCACCATCACCAATACCGGCGAGGTCGCGGGCGAAGAGGTCGTGCAGCTGTACGTGCGCGATCTGGTCGGATCGGTCACCCGGCCGGTGCAGGAGCTCAAGGGCTTCGACAAGATCGCCCTGCAACCGGGCGAGAGCCGGACCGTACGCTTCACTCTGGAGCCCGCAGACCTCGCCTTCACCCGCGCCGACATGTCGCATGGCTGGGAGCCGGGCGAGTTCCAGCTGTGGATCGCGCCGTCTTCCGGCGCCGGGGCGGCCACGCCCGTGACCTTCAGGCTGACGGAGTAA
- a CDS encoding TonB-dependent receptor, whose protein sequence is MTSTVSGFSSFGSFRLRRLAAALAFTTAGGALAVSMAAPAHAQESSASLRGSVTGATQVTAVDVETGSRRTVEVSEDGRYNFPQLRPATYYLEITGADGVVRRTDEFTLQIARDAVLDFDDIAQEATVPGQADEAGETENLIIVTGGRIVTQEGGEVGANISQREIQTLPQNNRNFLAFADLAPGVSFEDPDGQSRIQGGGQNSRTVNVYIDGVGQKDYVLKNGITGQDSSQGNPFPQLAVGEYRVISSNYKAEFDQVSSVAITAGTKSGTNEFHGTAFVDYTDTGMREETPLEKFGGREKAETKDIQFGGALGGPIIEDTLFFFATYEGKRRRLPVVIEPGQDFPVSFFPTELQDLFGPTQQEFNEDLYFGKLSFEPTSRDRFEVSGKYRNESGIFLGNGSAAVETAASQDVDEKRGLFRWEHSGDNFVNDFKATYESAFWSPRPQNFTPGQIYTYGGVSPVTGQNLVRPQILRIGGSANFQDKGQEGYALQNDFTWTGLENHTIKAGVKSKWVRLDRVEQNFFNPQYSYNVNLIPGGFNTTVPYRVQFGAGTGQGTPSVISKNWQFGVYIQDDWVVNDRLTLNLGIRWDYEETPSYLDFITPADVVAAVSEANYPNIYQPGVEYDINDYITDGTQREAFLGAFQPRLGFSYEFLDRGKLTLFGGYGRSYDRNQFDFIAQEVSINAYSTREFNFITGDPNNTCNPSPTCVPWDPIYLTEEGRQLLLDNAGVGAGRSIRLINNDLKVPYSDQFSIGLRSDLTSLLNVEVGYRHIKSRDGFAYLLGNRREDGSFFTPPPATPGSPFGFAPPGWGSIIIGTNGLKTDEDAVHFKFVKRYTQESPWNLSATYTYTDGTENRAFGEYFSFDFPTLEDYTVKTSSGLRKHRLVIAGAVDLPTGTTLSGKFLISSPRYLNSFVRTPGGTPPVEVVTVETEGNGDRWGFRQLDLAITQNIPLKFLSDRTRVYVRADIINAMNDRNYNSFNGITGERNPNALGTDGPPRTLKLSAGFEF, encoded by the coding sequence ATGACCTCGACAGTTTCGGGTTTCAGTTCGTTTGGTTCGTTCCGGTTGCGGCGGCTCGCCGCGGCCTTGGCGTTCACCACCGCCGGTGGTGCGCTTGCGGTCTCGATGGCGGCGCCGGCCCACGCGCAGGAATCCAGTGCATCGCTGCGCGGCTCGGTTACGGGCGCAACCCAGGTTACCGCGGTTGACGTGGAAACGGGTTCGCGGCGCACCGTGGAAGTGTCAGAGGATGGCCGATACAATTTCCCCCAGCTGCGCCCGGCCACCTATTACCTCGAGATCACCGGTGCCGACGGGGTCGTGCGGCGCACCGATGAATTCACGCTCCAGATCGCGCGCGACGCGGTGCTGGATTTCGACGACATCGCTCAGGAAGCGACCGTCCCGGGCCAGGCCGACGAGGCGGGTGAGACGGAGAATCTCATCATCGTCACCGGTGGCCGGATCGTCACGCAGGAAGGCGGCGAGGTCGGCGCCAATATTTCGCAGCGCGAGATTCAGACCCTTCCGCAGAACAACCGCAACTTCCTCGCCTTCGCCGACCTCGCGCCGGGCGTTTCCTTCGAAGACCCCGATGGTCAGTCGCGCATCCAGGGCGGCGGTCAGAACAGCCGCACGGTCAACGTCTATATCGATGGCGTCGGCCAGAAGGATTACGTCCTCAAGAACGGCATTACCGGGCAGGACAGTTCGCAGGGCAACCCCTTCCCCCAGCTGGCGGTCGGCGAATATCGCGTGATCAGCTCGAACTACAAGGCGGAGTTCGATCAGGTCAGCTCGGTCGCCATCACGGCGGGGACGAAGTCGGGTACGAACGAATTTCACGGCACCGCCTTCGTCGACTACACCGATACCGGCATGCGCGAAGAAACCCCGCTCGAAAAGTTCGGCGGGCGCGAGAAGGCCGAGACCAAGGATATCCAGTTCGGTGGAGCGCTCGGCGGCCCGATCATCGAGGACACGCTTTTCTTCTTCGCAACTTACGAAGGGAAGCGCCGTCGTCTGCCCGTGGTTATCGAGCCGGGCCAAGATTTCCCGGTCAGCTTCTTCCCGACCGAGCTGCAGGACCTCTTCGGTCCGACCCAGCAGGAATTCAACGAGGACCTGTATTTCGGCAAGCTCAGCTTCGAGCCGACCAGCCGCGACCGGTTCGAGGTTTCCGGCAAATATCGCAACGAGTCCGGCATTTTCCTCGGCAACGGCAGCGCGGCGGTGGAAACGGCCGCGTCGCAGGATGTCGACGAGAAGCGTGGCCTCTTCCGTTGGGAGCACAGCGGCGACAATTTCGTGAACGACTTCAAGGCGACCTACGAAAGCGCCTTCTGGTCGCCGCGTCCGCAAAACTTCACGCCCGGACAGATCTATACCTACGGCGGGGTCAGCCCCGTTACGGGCCAGAATCTCGTCCGCCCGCAGATTCTGCGGATCGGGGGCAGCGCGAACTTCCAAGACAAGGGGCAGGAAGGTTACGCCCTTCAGAACGATTTCACCTGGACCGGTCTTGAAAATCACACGATCAAGGCGGGCGTGAAGTCGAAGTGGGTCCGGCTCGACCGGGTCGAGCAGAACTTCTTCAACCCGCAGTATTCCTACAACGTGAACCTGATCCCGGGCGGCTTCAACACGACCGTTCCCTACAGGGTTCAGTTCGGTGCCGGCACCGGCCAGGGCACGCCCTCTGTCATCTCTAAGAACTGGCAGTTCGGCGTCTACATCCAGGACGACTGGGTCGTGAACGACCGTCTGACACTGAACCTGGGTATCCGCTGGGATTACGAGGAAACGCCGTCCTATCTCGATTTCATTACTCCGGCGGATGTCGTCGCCGCCGTTTCGGAGGCCAATTATCCGAATATCTATCAGCCGGGCGTCGAATACGACATCAACGACTACATCACCGACGGCACGCAGCGCGAAGCCTTTCTGGGCGCGTTTCAGCCGCGTCTCGGGTTCAGCTACGAGTTTCTGGACCGCGGAAAGCTCACGCTCTTCGGCGGCTACGGCCGTTCCTATGACCGCAACCAGTTCGATTTCATCGCGCAGGAAGTGAGCATCAACGCGTACAGCACGCGCGAGTTCAACTTCATCACAGGCGATCCGAACAACACCTGCAACCCCAGCCCGACCTGCGTGCCGTGGGATCCGATCTACCTCACCGAAGAGGGCCGGCAGCTTCTGCTCGACAATGCAGGCGTCGGCGCGGGTCGCAGCATCCGCCTGATCAACAACGACCTGAAGGTGCCCTATTCGGATCAGTTCAGCATCGGCCTGCGCAGCGACCTGACCAGCCTACTCAACGTCGAAGTCGGCTACCGGCATATCAAGAGCCGCGACGGGTTCGCCTATCTTCTCGGCAACCGGCGCGAAGACGGCAGCTTCTTCACGCCGCCCCCGGCCACCCCAGGCTCGCCGTTCGGCTTCGCGCCTCCGGGATGGGGTTCGATCATCATCGGGACCAATGGCCTGAAGACCGATGAAGATGCGGTGCACTTCAAGTTCGTGAAGCGCTATACCCAGGAATCTCCGTGGAACCTCTCGGCGACCTATACCTATACCGACGGCACCGAGAACCGGGCCTTCGGCGAGTACTTCTCGTTCGATTTCCCGACCCTGGAGGATTACACGGTCAAAACTTCGAGCGGTCTGCGCAAGCATCGGCTTGTCATTGCCGGGGCGGTCGATCTGCCTACGGGAACCACCCTGTCGGGCAAGTTCCTCATCTCTTCGCCGCGGTATCTCAACAGCTTCGTCCGGACGCCCGGCGGCACGCCGCCGGTCGAGGTCGTGACGGTCGAAACCGAAGGCAACGGCGACCGCTGGGGCTTCCGCCAGCTCGATCTGGCGATCACCCAGAACATCCCGCTCAAATTCCTGAGCGACCGAACGCGAGTCTATGTGCGTGCCGATATCATCAACGCAATGAACGACCGCAACTACAACAGCTTCAACGGGATTACGGGTGAGCGCAATCCCAACGCCTTGGGCACCGACGGCCCGCCGCGTACGCTGAAGCTCTCGGCCGGGTTCGAGTTCTGA
- a CDS encoding glucoamylase family protein produces the protein MAAPRAAADAPSLAEQTAFSEDLTRRTFHYFWETTDTQRCLAPDRWPSNPFSSIAATGFALTAYGIGAERGYVSREDAARRTRDCLEFYWGAPQGPDATGMSGHKGFFYHFLNNEDGTRRGNTELSTVDTALLLGGVLFAQSYFDRDDPTEREIRDLAEKIYTRVDWTFVQRENSAIPSANGGSGKAIAMGWYPERGENGDFGTHDWVGYNEGMLVYILAAGSPTHPIGKEAWDTGWAANLEKDWGTYYGYEHLQFEPLFGHQYSHVWIDFRGIQDEFMASKGIDYFDNSRRATLSQRAYGADNPNNWDGYSDQLWGWTASDGPGGAANGREVNGEKREFLGYAARGVSSERVIDDGTIVPTAAGGSIAFAPEVTLPALMNMRAAHGDGLYTQYGFKDAFNPSYVFVDAGSASGTVDAQSGWVARDHLGIDQGPILAMLENHRSELVWRTMRRNPHVRRGLERLGFTGGWLEK, from the coding sequence GTGGCTGCGCCCCGCGCTGCCGCGGACGCGCCATCCTTGGCGGAGCAGACGGCATTCTCGGAGGACCTGACGAGGCGCACTTTCCACTATTTCTGGGAAACGACGGATACGCAGCGCTGCCTCGCGCCCGACCGCTGGCCATCCAACCCGTTCTCCTCGATCGCCGCGACGGGCTTCGCGCTGACCGCCTACGGGATCGGGGCGGAGCGCGGCTACGTCTCGCGCGAAGACGCGGCTCGGCGTACGCGCGACTGCCTCGAATTCTACTGGGGCGCGCCGCAGGGCCCCGACGCGACGGGCATGTCCGGCCACAAGGGGTTCTTCTACCACTTCCTCAACAACGAGGACGGCACCAGGCGCGGCAATACCGAGCTTTCGACCGTCGACACCGCGCTGCTGCTGGGCGGCGTGCTGTTCGCGCAGAGCTATTTCGACCGCGACGACCCGACCGAGCGCGAGATCCGCGACCTTGCGGAAAAGATCTACACCCGCGTCGACTGGACCTTCGTCCAGCGCGAGAACAGCGCCATCCCCTCCGCCAATGGCGGCAGCGGCAAGGCGATCGCCATGGGCTGGTATCCCGAACGCGGCGAGAACGGCGATTTCGGGACCCACGACTGGGTTGGCTACAACGAAGGCATGCTGGTCTACATCCTCGCCGCCGGGTCGCCGACGCACCCCATCGGGAAAGAGGCCTGGGACACCGGCTGGGCCGCCAACCTGGAGAAGGACTGGGGCACCTACTACGGATACGAGCACCTCCAGTTCGAGCCTCTGTTCGGCCACCAGTACAGCCATGTCTGGATCGACTTTCGCGGTATCCAGGACGAATTCATGGCGTCCAAGGGCATCGACTATTTCGACAACAGCCGCCGCGCGACACTGAGCCAGCGCGCCTATGGCGCGGACAACCCCAATAACTGGGACGGCTATTCCGACCAGCTATGGGGCTGGACGGCGTCCGACGGACCGGGCGGCGCCGCCAACGGCCGCGAGGTCAACGGCGAGAAGCGCGAGTTTCTCGGCTATGCCGCACGCGGCGTCAGCTCGGAACGGGTGATCGACGACGGGACCATCGTGCCCACAGCGGCCGGCGGCTCGATCGCCTTCGCGCCCGAGGTGACGCTCCCCGCGCTGATGAACATGCGCGCCGCCCATGGCGATGGTCTCTACACGCAATACGGGTTCAAGGACGCTTTCAATCCCAGCTACGTGTTCGTCGACGCGGGGAGCGCAAGCGGCACGGTCGATGCGCAATCCGGATGGGTCGCGCGCGACCATCTGGGCATCGACCAGGGGCCGATCCTCGCCATGCTCGAGAATCACCGCAGCGAGCTTGTCTGGCGCACGATGCGACGGAACCCCCATGTCCGGCGCGGGCTCGAACGGCTCGGCTTTACCGGCGGCTGGCTGGAAAAGTAG
- a CDS encoding endonuclease/exonuclease/phosphatase family protein, with protein MSRARGTAASRILPFACAALLAALAGCASGQVPPSASAPPEGLTVRAMTFNIRLATDADGDNAWRHRKSLVTALIGHEEPDILGMQEVLLEQKDDLARALPGLAMVGVARDDGKEAGEFSPLAYRQDRFELKQSGTFWLSRTPGEPSKDWDAALPRIATWAILHDRQSGRDIRALNTHFDHVGGEARAQSASLIADWVATGPGAGLPTIVMGDFNSDPASEPYRRLVGHEAAGLAATREASVSPPYGPTGTFTGFDIMRNPATPIDHIFVTSDWTTTSHAVVTQHWGGRLPSDHYPVLVTLRLASPPTFPASRR; from the coding sequence GTGAGCCGGGCACGCGGCACAGCCGCCTCGCGCATCCTGCCCTTTGCCTGCGCCGCGCTGCTTGCCGCGCTGGCCGGTTGCGCCTCGGGCCAGGTCCCTCCGTCTGCATCGGCTCCGCCCGAAGGGCTGACAGTCAGGGCAATGACCTTCAATATCCGGCTGGCGACCGATGCGGACGGGGACAATGCCTGGCGCCATCGCAAGTCGCTCGTCACGGCGCTGATCGGGCACGAGGAGCCGGATATCCTCGGTATGCAGGAGGTCCTGCTGGAACAGAAGGACGATCTGGCGCGGGCGCTGCCCGGTCTTGCGATGGTCGGCGTTGCGCGCGACGACGGCAAGGAGGCCGGAGAATTCTCCCCGCTGGCATACCGTCAGGACCGCTTCGAGCTGAAGCAATCCGGCACGTTCTGGTTGTCGCGCACGCCGGGCGAGCCGAGCAAGGACTGGGACGCCGCGCTGCCGCGCATCGCGACCTGGGCGATCCTGCACGATCGGCAGAGCGGGCGGGATATCCGCGCGCTCAACACGCATTTCGACCATGTCGGGGGCGAGGCTCGCGCGCAGAGCGCCAGCCTGATCGCCGACTGGGTTGCGACCGGACCCGGCGCCGGCCTGCCGACCATCGTGATGGGTGATTTCAATTCAGACCCTGCAAGCGAGCCCTATCGGCGGCTTGTCGGGCACGAGGCAGCGGGATTGGCCGCCACGCGCGAGGCGAGCGTGTCGCCGCCCTACGGCCCGACCGGTACCTTCACCGGGTTCGACATCATGCGAAACCCCGCCACTCCGATCGACCATATCTTCGTGACGTCGGACTGGACCACGACGAGCCACGCGGTCGTCACCCAGCACTGGGGCGGCCGCTTGCCGTCCGACCATTACCCCGTTCTGGTCACGCTCCGGCTTGCTTCGCCGCCTACTTTTCCAGCCAGCCGCCGGTAA
- a CDS encoding carboxylesterase family protein, whose translation MKLFEPRIPRNLVLAALLALAAGGQAVAAAQPETGQHAQPAVDEGNYRYQLFVPRGAVSADPERKWPLMLFLHGSGERGDDVDAVKRNGPPKHADRDPDFPFILISPLLPAEQDWDIAKLERILDHALATLPIDPDRIYLTGLSRGGHATWRWGAADPGRFAALAPVAGRGDAATGCALADIPVWAFHGDRDDVVEPEGSFAMARAIRACGGRKSRLTIYADLGHNSWDPAYEDAELYLWLLKQHRKAGQ comes from the coding sequence ATGAAGCTGTTCGAACCCCGCATCCCCCGCAATCTCGTCCTCGCTGCGCTGCTCGCGCTGGCAGCGGGCGGACAGGCGGTAGCAGCCGCCCAGCCGGAAACGGGGCAGCATGCGCAGCCCGCCGTCGACGAGGGTAATTACCGCTACCAGCTGTTCGTGCCACGCGGGGCCGTGAGTGCCGATCCCGAACGCAAATGGCCGCTGATGCTGTTTTTGCATGGATCGGGCGAGCGCGGCGACGATGTCGATGCGGTCAAGCGCAACGGACCGCCCAAACACGCCGATCGCGATCCCGACTTTCCTTTCATCCTGATTTCGCCGCTCTTGCCGGCGGAGCAGGACTGGGACATCGCGAAGCTGGAACGGATCCTCGACCACGCGCTCGCGACACTGCCGATCGATCCGGACCGGATCTATCTGACCGGCTTGAGCCGTGGTGGCCACGCGACCTGGCGGTGGGGCGCGGCGGACCCTGGTCGCTTCGCGGCGCTGGCACCGGTGGCCGGGCGCGGCGACGCGGCGACGGGATGCGCGCTTGCCGATATTCCGGTGTGGGCCTTCCACGGCGATCGCGACGACGTGGTCGAGCCCGAGGGCAGCTTCGCGATGGCGCGTGCGATCCGGGCGTGCGGCGGGCGCAAGTCGCGCCTCACGATCTATGCCGATCTCGGCCATAATTCGTGGGATCCCGCGTACGAGGATGCGGAGCTGTATCTGTGGCTTCTCAAGCAGCACCGGAAGGCCGGACAGTGA
- a CDS encoding LacI family DNA-binding transcriptional regulator — translation MRAMTTIRDVAKAAGVSVATASRALNGMTNVTRTTRERIEAAASQLDYVPHSGARSLTRQRTDTIGVVLPDLFGEFFSEMIRGIDLVVHGAGKTLLLGNMHGSAVETGQAVRAMRGRVDGLLVMPPDSSAETIPDALVRDLPMVLLSAGSAAGTIPFVTVDNYAGARLVTEHLIDCGARSIVHLAGPENNRDAGERELGFRDVLRERLGQDEPLILRGDFREGAGGEAARRLLAEGHAYDAVFAANDMMAVDLMAELREAGIEAGRDILLAGFDDIPLARYVTPQLTTVHSDIMHLGSSAARLLLRAMGGEQLQPADSLVIEPTLAVRGSTCKIGPAKED, via the coding sequence ATGCGTGCGATGACGACGATCAGGGATGTTGCAAAGGCCGCCGGTGTTTCGGTTGCCACCGCGTCGCGCGCGCTGAACGGGATGACCAACGTCACCCGGACCACACGCGAGCGGATCGAAGCGGCGGCGAGCCAGCTCGACTATGTCCCGCATAGCGGCGCGCGGAGCCTGACGCGCCAGCGCACCGATACGATCGGGGTTGTCCTGCCCGACCTTTTCGGAGAATTCTTCTCCGAGATGATCCGCGGGATCGACCTGGTGGTGCACGGGGCAGGCAAGACGTTGCTGCTGGGCAATATGCACGGCAGCGCTGTCGAAACCGGGCAGGCTGTGCGCGCCATGCGCGGACGGGTCGACGGGCTGCTGGTCATGCCGCCCGATTCCTCGGCGGAGACCATTCCCGACGCCTTGGTTCGCGATCTTCCGATGGTGCTGCTGAGCGCAGGTTCTGCGGCCGGGACCATCCCCTTCGTCACGGTCGACAACTACGCTGGCGCCAGGCTGGTTACCGAACACCTGATCGATTGCGGCGCACGCAGCATCGTCCATCTCGCCGGGCCCGAGAACAATCGCGATGCGGGCGAACGCGAGCTGGGCTTTCGCGACGTGCTGCGCGAGCGCCTGGGACAAGACGAGCCGCTGATCCTGCGGGGCGATTTTCGTGAAGGAGCTGGGGGCGAGGCAGCCCGGCGCCTGCTTGCCGAAGGGCACGCCTACGATGCGGTGTTTGCGGCCAACGACATGATGGCGGTCGACCTGATGGCGGAACTGCGTGAAGCCGGCATCGAGGCGGGGCGCGACATCCTGCTGGCCGGTTTCGACGATATTCCGCTGGCCCGCTATGTCACGCCGCAGCTCACGACCGTCCATTCCGACATCATGCACCTGGGTTCGTCGGCCGCCCGCCTTCTGTTGCGAGCGATGGGAGGCGAGCAGCTGCAGCCGGCAGACAGTCTGGTCATCGAGCCTACGCTCGCCGTTCGGGGATCAACCTGCAAAATCGGTCCGGCGAAAGAGGACTGA
- a CDS encoding DUF2817 domain-containing protein: MTDPFSSTYREGRSRFCAAAHAAGGTIESFVMPDRAGPVGEELAIDAVRFGAADAQRLLLTSCGLHGLEAAGGSAAMVNWLMQGGASRLPDGVAVVLVHPLNPFGWAYASRGNEDGIDLNRNALDWSAPIPTNLAYETLHPIVIANEPDTAGLAAFSGAFAALARQHGMEWALGAVASGQYAFPDGLSFGGAEQAWSTQVAKEIAEKHKPNRGRTLILDWHTGIGPWAEPFFILDAARDSADHRLVSSWWPDRSIHCDDVVEGASIAYRGVLADRLRREIEEHEGGKALSLTVEWGTYDIDRMVEALLMDNWLRHRAGGAPERQDWIREQLIERFIPSDPRWRDAVIEGSEAIFEDAILAVSSWH, from the coding sequence GTGACCGATCCTTTCTCCTCAACCTATCGCGAGGGGCGCAGCCGCTTCTGCGCAGCGGCCCATGCTGCGGGAGGGACGATCGAGAGCTTCGTTATGCCGGATCGTGCCGGTCCGGTGGGGGAGGAGCTCGCGATCGATGCGGTTCGTTTCGGCGCGGCGGATGCGCAGCGTCTCCTGCTCACATCCTGCGGTCTGCATGGCCTAGAAGCGGCGGGAGGCTCGGCAGCCATGGTGAACTGGCTGATGCAGGGCGGAGCATCGCGCCTGCCCGATGGCGTCGCGGTCGTTCTGGTACACCCACTCAATCCTTTCGGCTGGGCCTATGCCAGCCGGGGGAACGAGGATGGCATCGACCTCAACCGCAACGCGCTCGACTGGTCGGCCCCTATCCCGACAAACCTAGCATACGAGACGCTGCACCCCATAGTCATCGCGAATGAGCCCGATACGGCCGGGCTGGCCGCTTTCTCCGGTGCCTTTGCCGCCCTCGCACGCCAGCACGGAATGGAGTGGGCGCTCGGTGCCGTCGCGAGCGGCCAGTACGCTTTTCCCGACGGCCTCAGCTTCGGAGGTGCCGAGCAGGCATGGTCGACGCAGGTGGCAAAGGAGATTGCCGAGAAGCATAAGCCGAACCGCGGCAGGACGTTGATTCTGGACTGGCATACGGGGATCGGCCCCTGGGCCGAGCCGTTCTTCATTCTGGATGCGGCCCGGGACAGTGCCGACCATCGACTGGTGTCTTCCTGGTGGCCGGATCGCAGCATTCATTGCGACGATGTCGTCGAAGGCGCGTCCATCGCGTATCGGGGCGTCCTAGCCGATCGCCTGCGCCGCGAGATCGAGGAGCACGAGGGCGGAAAAGCTCTCAGCCTCACGGTCGAGTGGGGCACCTACGATATCGACAGGATGGTCGAGGCGCTGTTGATGGACAACTGGCTCCGCCACCGCGCCGGCGGGGCGCCCGAGCGACAGGATTGGATCAGGGAGCAACTCATCGAGCGCTTCATCCCTTCGGACCCCCGATGGCGGGACGCGGTGATCGAGGGATCCGAAGCGATCTTCGAAGATGCCATTCTCGCGGTTTCGTCATGGCATTGA